The Solibacillus sp. FSL R7-0682 genome includes a window with the following:
- a CDS encoding phBC6A51 family helix-turn-helix protein, with the protein MVQRKLDDILKDLTPQQAQAAELMYENDLLPPSKRKSMLDIANELEVTDRTLRNWRKLPAMLEYKAAVTTQLLAENRTRVMAALLKECEAGNASMMKLYMQAEGMLVDKAEIEVKSEKVDESAVAAKLAALQQRFK; encoded by the coding sequence ATGGTACAACGTAAACTAGACGATATTTTAAAGGATTTAACACCACAACAGGCGCAAGCAGCGGAGCTTATGTATGAGAACGATTTATTACCGCCTTCCAAGCGTAAGAGTATGCTTGATATTGCGAATGAATTAGAGGTAACTGACCGCACTTTACGCAACTGGCGCAAGCTACCGGCTATGCTCGAATACAAAGCAGCAGTAACTACGCAGTTATTAGCGGAAAATCGTACGCGAGTAATGGCGGCTTTATTGAAGGAATGTGAGGCGGGTAATGCTTCGATGATGAAACTTTATATGCAAGCGGAAGGTATGCTCGTAGATAAAGCGGAAATCGAAGTTAAGAGCGAGAAAGTCGATGAATCAGCGGTTGCTGCGAAGTTGGCAGCGTTGCAACAACGATTTAAATAG